The following are encoded together in the Saliniramus fredricksonii genome:
- a CDS encoding molybdenum cofactor biosynthesis protein MoaE, producing MTTSDLSSAPPSPVIRIQREDFDMAAEIAALSEGRADIGALASFTGLCRDEGGRLSALELEHYPGMAEAELGRVAREAAQRWPLTGLVAIHRYGLIRPGENIVLVIAASSHRHAAFSGAEFMMDFLKTRAPFWKREHLVTGETGGWVEARDADDAAMARWTT from the coding sequence ATGACGACGAGCGATCTCTCCTCTGCCCCCCCCTCCCCCGTCATCCGCATCCAGCGCGAGGATTTCGACATGGCCGCCGAGATTGCGGCTCTGAGCGAGGGCCGCGCCGATATCGGTGCGCTCGCGAGCTTTACCGGCCTGTGCCGCGACGAAGGCGGACGGCTTTCGGCGCTCGAACTCGAACATTACCCCGGCATGGCCGAGGCCGAGCTGGGGCGCGTGGCGCGCGAAGCCGCGCAACGCTGGCCGCTCACGGGCCTCGTCGCGATCCATCGCTACGGGCTGATCCGACCCGGCGAGAACATCGTGCTCGTCATCGCGGCCTCGTCGCACCGCCATGCCGCATTTTCCGGCGCGGAATTCATGATGGATTTCCTCAAGACGCGTGCGCCCTTCTGGAAGCGCGAGCATCTCGTCACCGGCGAGACCGGCGGCTGGGTCGAGGCGCGCGATGCCGATGATGCGGCCATGGCACGCTGGACAACCTGA
- a CDS encoding EamA family transporter produces MDPLVLTAILFAAFLHAAWNALVKANVDRFTTMLMIAVVQTAIACVILPFVPLPGAAVWPWLLLTAIPHTTYKVFLARAYDTGELARVYPIMRGLTLALVTGASVGLLGESVPPLGLVGIGVIGVGVMALSGPGAGALAGARVTTLVLTLGAAASAAAYTVIDGIGVRLAAEVASFAAWMFVLDGLGMILHAAITRGRTGFAAMAPHWRVGLLAGSIAFTCYWIALWALAHAPIALVAALRETSILFALALARLRLAERLDRTKLSGAGAVLVGIILIRIA; encoded by the coding sequence ATGGATCCTCTCGTTCTCACCGCCATCCTGTTCGCGGCCTTTCTGCATGCAGCCTGGAACGCACTCGTCAAGGCGAATGTCGATCGCTTCACGACGATGCTGATGATCGCTGTCGTCCAGACGGCGATCGCATGCGTGATCCTCCCTTTCGTTCCGCTGCCTGGCGCGGCAGTCTGGCCCTGGCTGCTTCTGACCGCGATTCCGCACACGACCTACAAGGTTTTCCTTGCGCGCGCCTACGATACGGGTGAACTTGCGCGCGTCTATCCGATCATGCGCGGGCTGACGCTCGCTCTCGTGACCGGCGCTTCGGTCGGCCTTCTGGGAGAAAGCGTCCCGCCGCTCGGGCTCGTTGGCATCGGTGTCATCGGGGTGGGGGTGATGGCGCTGTCCGGTCCCGGCGCCGGGGCGCTCGCGGGTGCGCGTGTGACCACCCTCGTCCTGACGCTCGGCGCTGCAGCGAGCGCTGCGGCTTATACCGTCATCGACGGTATCGGGGTCCGGCTGGCCGCAGAAGTCGCATCCTTCGCGGCCTGGATGTTCGTCCTGGACGGCCTCGGCATGATCCTCCATGCCGCCATCACCCGGGGACGAACGGGTTTTGCCGCCATGGCACCGCATTGGCGGGTCGGACTCCTTGCCGGATCGATCGCCTTCACCTGCTACTGGATCGCGCTGTGGGCACTCGCTCATGCGCCGATCGCGCTCGTCGCCGCGCTTCGCGAGACGAGCATCCTCTTCGCATTGGCGCTCGCGCGCCTGCGGCTGGCCGAGCGGCTCGACCGGACGAAGCTCTCGGGGGCAGGGGCGGTCCTGGTGGGCATCATCCTGATCAGGATTGCCTGA
- a CDS encoding carboxyl transferase domain-containing protein, whose translation MSVIQSQIDINSESARENAAQWARLAEELRHRREAVATGGSQRARERHLARGKLLPRERVMRLLDPGAPFLEIGALAAFGMYDDAIHGAGLITGIGRVAGREVMIVCNDSTIKGGTYYPMTVKKHLRAQEVARENRLPCIYLVDSGGANLPHQTEVFPDREHFGRIFYNQAQLSSMGIPQIACVMGSCTAGGAYVPAMSDETVIVRRQGTIFLGGPPLVKAATGEVVTAEDLGGADVHARQSGVADHYATDDVHALSIVRRIVGTLNTRKQTDLAIAEPVEPYYDTAELDAIIPTDLKKQYDIRELIARLVDGSEFDEFKRLFGTTLVTGFARLMGMPVGIIANNGILFSESAQKGAHFIELCCQRRIPLLFLQNITGFMVGREYEAGGIAKDGAKLVTAVACAQVPKLTLLVGGSFGAGNYGMCGRAYSPRFLFTWPNSRISVMGGEQAASVLATVRRDNLEAEGKSWPAEEEEAFKDPIRAKYEEEGSPYHATARLWDDGIILPSETRRVLGLALAATLNAPVPETRFGVFRM comes from the coding sequence GTGTCAGTCATCCAGAGCCAGATCGACATCAATTCCGAGAGCGCCCGCGAGAATGCGGCGCAATGGGCGCGCCTTGCCGAAGAGTTGCGCCATCGCCGCGAGGCAGTCGCCACCGGCGGCTCGCAGCGTGCCCGCGAGCGCCATCTCGCCCGGGGCAAGCTGCTGCCGCGCGAGCGCGTCATGCGCCTGCTCGATCCCGGCGCGCCCTTCCTCGAGATCGGGGCGCTGGCCGCATTCGGGATGTATGACGATGCCATTCACGGGGCCGGGCTGATCACCGGGATCGGGCGCGTGGCGGGCCGCGAGGTGATGATCGTGTGCAACGATTCCACCATCAAGGGCGGCACCTATTATCCCATGACGGTGAAGAAGCATCTGCGCGCCCAGGAAGTCGCCCGCGAAAACCGCCTGCCCTGCATCTATCTCGTCGATTCCGGCGGCGCCAACCTGCCGCATCAGACCGAGGTCTTTCCCGATCGCGAGCATTTCGGGCGGATTTTCTACAATCAGGCACAGCTCTCATCAATGGGCATTCCCCAGATCGCCTGCGTGATGGGTTCCTGCACCGCCGGCGGCGCCTATGTGCCGGCCATGTCGGACGAGACCGTGATCGTGCGCCGCCAGGGCACCATCTTCCTCGGCGGCCCGCCTCTGGTGAAGGCCGCAACGGGCGAGGTGGTCACGGCGGAGGATCTCGGCGGGGCCGACGTGCATGCGCGGCAATCGGGCGTCGCTGATCACTACGCCACCGACGACGTGCATGCGCTCTCCATCGTGCGCCGCATCGTGGGCACGCTCAACACCCGCAAACAGACCGATCTTGCCATCGCCGAGCCGGTGGAGCCCTATTACGACACCGCCGAGCTCGACGCGATCATCCCCACCGATCTCAAGAAGCAATACGATATTCGCGAGCTGATCGCGCGGCTGGTCGACGGTTCCGAATTCGACGAGTTCAAGCGTCTTTTCGGCACCACGCTGGTGACCGGCTTCGCGCGACTGATGGGGATGCCGGTGGGCATCATCGCCAATAACGGCATTCTTTTCTCGGAGAGCGCCCAGAAGGGTGCGCATTTCATCGAATTGTGCTGCCAGCGCCGGATTCCGCTGCTCTTCCTGCAGAACATCACCGGCTTCATGGTCGGGCGCGAATACGAGGCCGGCGGCATCGCCAAGGACGGCGCCAAGCTCGTCACGGCGGTGGCCTGCGCGCAGGTGCCCAAGCTGACCCTGCTCGTCGGCGGTTCCTTCGGAGCGGGGAATTACGGCATGTGCGGGCGCGCCTATTCGCCCCGCTTCCTCTTCACCTGGCCGAATTCGCGCATCTCGGTGATGGGCGGCGAACAGGCGGCAAGCGTGCTCGCCACGGTCCGGCGCGACAATCTCGAAGCCGAGGGCAAGTCCTGGCCGGCGGAGGAGGAAGAGGCCTTCAAGGACCCGATCCGCGCCAAATACGAGGAAGAGGGCTCGCCCTATCATGCCACGGCCCGGCTGTGGGATGACGGCATCATCCTGCCCTCGGAAACGCGCCGCGTCCTCGGGCTCGCGCTCGCGGCGACGCTGAACGCCCCCGTTCCCGAAACGCGCTTCGGCGTGTTCCGGATGTAG
- the ligA gene encoding NAD-dependent DNA ligase LigA — translation MASRSNTADIAVTELTERQARNEYKRLSQEIARHDELYHGEDAPQITDAEYDALRKRLVDLENAHPALIGGDSPGVGAKPSEKFAKVRHAVPMLSLDNAFDDAEVQDFVAKVRRFLNLGDSPLSFTAEPKIDGLSLALRYEDGKLVTAATRGDGSEGEDVTANARTVEDIPQEIPQKGVVEIRGEIYLSHADFAAINARQEEAGKSVFANPRNAAAGSLRQLDSRITAQRPLKFFAYAWGAMDALPAKTQFEVVKAFESWGFATNPHMKRCESAQEMLAHYHFIEEERASLGYDIDGVVYKVDDLALQERLGYVSRAPRWALAHKFPAQQAFTVLEDIEINVGRTGTLNPIARLRPVTVGGVVVSNATLHNEGYIEGTGGNGEKIREGRDIRIGDTVIVLRAGDVIPKVRDVVIDKRPDDAKPYEFPTSCPACGSPAIREISARTGKRAAARRCTGGLTCPAQRMERLKHFVSKKSMDIEGLGETNIETLFESRVIKGPSDLFKMKFNDVKDAIENRRRIIALKRLERNETKTSKYLFQEINNLNEDESKSVQKIFDSIDERRTVPLERFIFALGIRHVGEVTAKSLAKLRPSIIDLLSLLDKAQRERPSLEYDELLMMYGIGEVGRKNLVNMSPENMNSLFIKSAVQNIVNKNAVDSLLKSCSSWEGVLNFIRKASSGKPGENYNMLAQTKNIGEVAARSILDFISDSHNRKEVDSLIEQIEFTAPAAPDGSGVMSNLTIVFTGKFEEMTRDEAKATAERLGARVSSSVSKNTDIVVAGPGAGSKLKDAQRHNVKIIDENEWLAMLSDS, via the coding sequence ATGGCAAGCCGCTCCAACACCGCCGATATCGCCGTCACGGAACTCACCGAGCGCCAGGCGCGCAACGAATACAAGCGTCTCTCGCAGGAGATTGCGCGCCACGACGAGCTCTATCACGGCGAGGATGCGCCGCAGATCACGGATGCGGAATACGATGCGCTGCGCAAGCGGCTGGTCGATCTGGAGAATGCGCATCCCGCGCTGATCGGTGGCGATTCGCCAGGCGTGGGCGCCAAACCGTCCGAGAAATTCGCCAAGGTGCGCCACGCGGTCCCGATGCTCTCCCTCGACAACGCCTTCGACGACGCGGAGGTGCAGGATTTCGTTGCAAAGGTGCGCCGCTTCCTCAATCTCGGCGACAGCCCGCTGAGCTTCACCGCCGAGCCGAAGATCGACGGGCTCTCGCTCGCGCTTCGCTACGAGGACGGCAAGCTCGTCACCGCCGCGACGCGCGGCGATGGCAGCGAGGGCGAGGATGTCACCGCCAATGCGCGCACGGTGGAAGATATCCCGCAGGAGATCCCGCAGAAGGGTGTGGTCGAGATCCGGGGCGAGATCTATCTCTCGCATGCCGATTTCGCGGCGATCAACGCGCGCCAGGAAGAGGCCGGCAAGTCGGTCTTTGCCAATCCGCGCAACGCGGCGGCGGGCTCGCTGCGACAGCTCGATTCGCGCATCACGGCGCAGCGCCCGCTCAAATTCTTCGCCTATGCCTGGGGCGCGATGGACGCGCTGCCGGCGAAAACCCAGTTCGAGGTGGTCAAGGCTTTCGAATCATGGGGCTTTGCCACCAACCCGCACATGAAACGCTGCGAGAGCGCGCAGGAGATGCTGGCGCATTATCATTTCATCGAAGAAGAGCGCGCCTCGCTCGGCTACGATATCGACGGCGTCGTCTACAAGGTCGACGATCTCGCCCTGCAGGAGCGCCTCGGCTACGTCTCGCGCGCCCCGCGCTGGGCCCTGGCCCACAAGTTCCCCGCCCAGCAGGCCTTCACCGTGCTGGAGGATATCGAGATCAATGTCGGCCGCACCGGCACCCTCAACCCCATCGCCCGCCTGCGCCCGGTGACCGTGGGCGGCGTGGTGGTGTCGAACGCGACTTTGCATAACGAGGGCTACATTGAAGGCACCGGCGGCAATGGCGAGAAAATCCGCGAGGGCCGCGATATCCGCATCGGCGACACGGTGATCGTCCTGCGCGCCGGTGATGTCATCCCCAAGGTTCGTGACGTGGTGATCGACAAGCGGCCCGACGATGCGAAGCCTTATGAATTCCCCACGAGTTGCCCGGCCTGCGGCAGTCCGGCAATTCGCGAAATCAGTGCTCGGACGGGAAAAAGAGCCGCTGCACGGCGTTGTACAGGTGGTCTTACTTGTCCTGCTCAACGCATGGAGCGTTTAAAGCACTTTGTCTCCAAGAAATCTATGGACATCGAAGGCCTTGGCGAAACTAATATTGAGACGTTGTTTGAATCAAGGGTTATAAAAGGGCCCTCTGATCTATTTAAAATGAAATTTAATGATGTGAAAGATGCAATTGAAAACCGTAGGCGAATTATCGCGCTAAAGCGCTTAGAGCGTAATGAGACAAAAACTAGTAAGTATTTATTTCAAGAAATTAACAACTTAAATGAAGATGAATCAAAATCTGTGCAAAAAATTTTCGACTCTATAGATGAGCGTAGAACTGTGCCGTTGGAACGATTCATTTTTGCACTTGGAATACGACATGTAGGCGAAGTTACTGCAAAATCCTTGGCTAAGCTTCGCCCGTCAATAATCGATCTTCTATCATTGCTGGATAAAGCGCAGCGTGAGAGGCCAAGTTTGGAATATGATGAATTGTTAATGATGTATGGAATTGGCGAGGTTGGTCGGAAGAATCTTGTCAATATGAGCCCGGAGAATATGAACTCACTTTTCATAAAGAGTGCGGTTCAAAATATAGTTAATAAAAATGCAGTTGATTCGCTTTTGAAAAGTTGTAGCTCGTGGGAAGGCGTTTTGAATTTTATTCGGAAGGCTTCTTCAGGAAAGCCGGGCGAAAATTATAACATGCTTGCACAAACAAAAAACATTGGTGAAGTGGCTGCGCGTTCAATTCTTGATTTTATATCGGACTCTCATAACAGGAAAGAGGTCGATTCCCTGATCGAGCAAATTGAATTTACCGCTCCAGCTGCGCCTGATGGGTCGGGTGTTATGTCGAATTTGACTATCGTTTTTACGGGTAAATTCGAGGAGATGACTCGTGACGAAGCAAAGGCTACTGCCGAGCGTTTGGGTGCGCGAGTGTCCAGTTCTGTTTCGAAAAACACGGATATCGTGGTGGCTGGTCCCGGTGCGGGCTCAAAGCTGAAGGATGCACAAAGGCACAATGTAAAAATAATTGACGAAAATGAATGGTTGGCAATGCTATCGGATAGTTGA
- a CDS encoding N5-glutamine methyltransferase family protein — MTLTSLPLTPGPDAHSGAAPDRVTFMGLSLRADGAVLRPRAETELLGRQAQAILARRPGAQIVVDMCCGSGNLAVALAHGHPQALVYACDLTQECVDVAQANAVDHGLNGRVLVRRGDMFAALYGVGLEHRVDLVVCNPPYISSGRLERDRSHLLREEPREAFDGGPYGISILQRMARESIRFIKPGGWIAFEFGHGQELQAKLLIDRTRRFEPVTFAHDETGAPRVAMARRRGDG; from the coding sequence ATGACGTTGACGTCCCTTCCGCTCACGCCCGGCCCTGACGCGCATTCCGGCGCTGCGCCTGACCGCGTCACCTTCATGGGGCTGTCCCTGCGCGCTGACGGCGCCGTTTTGCGCCCGCGTGCGGAGACGGAATTGCTTGGGCGGCAGGCGCAGGCCATTCTGGCACGACGGCCCGGCGCCCAGATCGTCGTCGACATGTGCTGCGGCAGCGGCAATCTCGCCGTGGCGCTCGCGCATGGCCATCCCCAGGCGCTCGTCTATGCCTGCGACCTGACCCAGGAATGCGTTGATGTCGCGCAGGCGAATGCCGTTGATCACGGGCTGAACGGGCGGGTGCTCGTGCGGCGTGGCGACATGTTCGCGGCCCTGTACGGTGTGGGGCTGGAGCATCGGGTCGATCTCGTGGTGTGCAACCCGCCCTATATCTCCAGCGGAAGGCTGGAGCGCGACCGCTCGCATCTTCTGCGCGAAGAGCCGCGCGAGGCCTTTGACGGCGGCCCCTACGGCATCTCCATCCTGCAACGCATGGCGCGTGAATCGATCCGCTTCATCAAGCCCGGCGGCTGGATCGCCTTCGAATTCGGGCATGGCCAGGAATTGCAGGCGAAACTACTGATCGACCGCACCAGGCGCTTCGAACCGGTCACCTTCGCTCATGATGAAACCGGCGCGCCGCGCGTCGCCATGGCCCGCAGGCGCGGCGATGGCTGA
- the moaD gene encoding molybdopterin converting factor subunit 1 has product MSVKIVYFAWVRERIGKTEETVDPPADVITVADLAGWLAGRGEEYAYAFENPQIVRAAIDHEHVKPDTVIAGAREIAFFPPMTGG; this is encoded by the coding sequence GTGAGCGTCAAGATCGTGTATTTCGCCTGGGTCCGCGAGCGCATCGGCAAGACCGAGGAAACCGTCGATCCGCCGGCGGATGTCATCACCGTGGCCGATCTTGCCGGCTGGCTCGCGGGGCGCGGTGAGGAATACGCCTATGCTTTCGAGAACCCGCAGATCGTGCGGGCCGCGATCGATCACGAGCATGTCAAGCCGGATACCGTGATTGCCGGGGCGCGCGAGATCGCCTTCTTTCCGCCCATGACCGGCGGCTGA
- the asnB gene encoding asparagine synthase (glutamine-hydrolyzing), with translation MCGIAGYVARYAPLAKAADILAGMARALHHRGPDASGASLIPGRDIAQIGLAHTRLSIVGLADGTQPMGFGEDGALTISFNGEIFNFVELRAEMEARGRRFRTGSDTEVLLQLYDEMGLDCLEKLNGDFAFALWDARAQRLVLARDRMGVRPLYHTLHEGIFAFASEVKALFALPGFAPQPDPIALDQIFTLWAPIAPRTPFAGVSELQPGHCLVVDAHGMREHAYWQLSFPDHADAARDADPARVAQDVAAMLTDATRIRLRADVPVGAYLSGGFDSALTSALAAREVPDLHTFSVTFDSPEHDESAEQQAMVAALGTRHACVNCGDREIAQAFAEMLAHAERPVIRTAPAPLFLLSKLVRDEGFKVVLTGEGADEVFAGYDIFKEAGLRRFCARQPGSKLRPQLFRRLYPYLPGLQKQSAEYLAAFFGAGADDPADPLFSHGPRLRGTAAAKLFFSPDLRAQIGDYDAREEMAASLPSDFARWHPLHQAQYLETRFLLPGYILSSQGDRMAMAHGVEGRFPFLDHRVVEQAAAIPPGLKLKGLREKHILREAFGDLLPHDIAQRTKQPYRAPDSAAFAGAHAQGLRDEALSPEALAATGLFNPAPVAKLAAKVARGGVSGFRDNAAFIGILSTQTWHARFIGGAGMRNRAAA, from the coding sequence ATGTGCGGGATTGCCGGCTATGTCGCAAGATACGCACCGCTTGCGAAAGCGGCGGATATCCTCGCCGGCATGGCCCGGGCGCTGCATCATCGCGGTCCCGATGCGTCGGGCGCCAGCCTGATTCCCGGTCGTGACATCGCGCAGATCGGTCTCGCCCATACCCGTCTTTCCATTGTCGGTCTCGCCGACGGCACCCAGCCGATGGGCTTCGGCGAGGATGGCGCGCTCACCATCAGCTTCAATGGCGAGATCTTCAATTTCGTCGAACTGCGCGCCGAAATGGAAGCGCGCGGGCGTCGCTTCCGCACCGGCTCGGATACGGAAGTCCTGCTGCAACTCTATGACGAGATGGGGCTCGACTGTCTCGAAAAGCTCAACGGCGATTTCGCCTTCGCCCTCTGGGATGCGCGCGCGCAGCGCCTCGTTCTGGCGCGCGACAGGATGGGCGTGCGCCCGCTCTATCACACGCTTCATGAAGGCATCTTCGCCTTCGCTTCCGAGGTCAAGGCGCTGTTCGCGCTGCCCGGTTTCGCGCCGCAGCCCGATCCGATCGCGCTCGATCAGATCTTCACGCTCTGGGCCCCGATCGCCCCGCGCACACCGTTTGCAGGGGTGAGCGAGCTGCAGCCCGGCCATTGCCTCGTCGTCGATGCCCATGGCATGCGCGAGCACGCCTATTGGCAATTGAGCTTCCCCGATCACGCGGATGCCGCGCGCGATGCCGATCCGGCCCGCGTGGCGCAAGACGTCGCCGCGATGCTCACCGATGCCACGCGCATCCGCCTGCGTGCCGATGTGCCCGTGGGCGCCTATCTCTCGGGCGGTTTCGATTCGGCGCTGACCAGCGCGCTGGCCGCACGCGAAGTGCCGGATCTGCATACGTTCTCGGTGACCTTCGATTCGCCCGAGCATGACGAGAGCGCCGAGCAGCAGGCCATGGTCGCAGCGCTGGGCACGCGTCATGCTTGCGTGAATTGCGGTGATCGCGAGATCGCCCAGGCTTTCGCGGAGATGCTTGCGCATGCCGAGCGCCCGGTGATCCGCACCGCCCCCGCGCCACTCTTCCTGCTGTCGAAGCTCGTGCGCGACGAGGGTTTCAAGGTGGTGCTGACCGGGGAGGGGGCTGACGAGGTCTTTGCCGGTTACGACATTTTCAAGGAGGCGGGGCTGCGCCGCTTCTGCGCCCGCCAGCCGGGCTCGAAGCTGCGTCCGCAGCTGTTCCGGCGGCTCTATCCCTATCTGCCGGGGCTGCAGAAGCAATCTGCGGAATATCTCGCGGCCTTCTTCGGCGCAGGTGCCGACGATCCGGCGGATCCGCTGTTCTCGCACGGTCCGCGCCTGCGCGGGACGGCGGCGGCGAAGCTGTTCTTCTCGCCCGATCTGCGCGCGCAGATCGGCGATTACGACGCCCGCGAAGAGATGGCAGCCTCCCTGCCGTCGGATTTCGCGCGCTGGCATCCCCTGCACCAGGCGCAGTACCTGGAAACGCGCTTTCTCCTGCCTGGCTACATTCTCTCCAGCCAGGGTGATCGCATGGCCATGGCGCATGGGGTCGAGGGGCGCTTCCCCTTTCTCGACCATCGCGTGGTCGAGCAGGCGGCGGCCATCCCGCCGGGCCTCAAGCTCAAGGGCCTGCGCGAGAAGCACATTCTGCGCGAGGCGTTCGGCGATCTCCTGCCGCACGACATCGCACAGCGCACCAAGCAGCCCTATCGCGCCCCCGACAGCGCCGCCTTCGCCGGCGCGCATGCGCAAGGCCTGCGTGACGAGGCACTCTCGCCGGAAGCGCTTGCCGCGACCGGCCTGTTCAATCCCGCTCCCGTCGCCAAACTCGCCGCGAAAGTGGCGCGTGGCGGCGTGAGCGGTTTTCGCGACAATGCCGCCTTCATCGGCATTCTCTCCACCCAGACCTGGCATGCCCGCTTCATCGGCGGGGCGGGCATGCGTAACCGGGCAGCCGCCTGA
- a CDS encoding DUF1013 domain-containing protein — translation MSTGLLMPKATAVWLVENTSLTFDQIADFCNLHPLEVKGIADGEVAAGIKGADPVNMGQLTREEIERAQKDPAHKLRLAPPKVKIPEMKRSKRGPRYTPVSRRQDRPNAILWLLRNHPELKDAQIMRLVGTTKTTIQQIRDRTHWNSAQLQPLDPVTLGLCSQIDLDLEVKRSAKDRPAVAPAPADDTLLPTDLSLADQPEVDEKRLAESAFGESNAERARDEEESFDADSVFAKLKGLKREGEEGEDGENDR, via the coding sequence GTGTCAACCGGTTTGCTCATGCCCAAGGCGACCGCCGTCTGGCTGGTCGAGAACACGTCGCTGACCTTCGATCAGATCGCCGATTTCTGTAACCTGCACCCGCTCGAGGTGAAAGGCATCGCCGATGGCGAGGTCGCTGCCGGCATCAAGGGCGCGGACCCCGTGAATATGGGGCAGCTCACCCGCGAGGAGATTGAGCGCGCCCAGAAGGATCCCGCCCACAAGCTGCGCCTCGCGCCGCCGAAGGTGAAGATCCCTGAGATGAAACGCTCCAAACGCGGCCCGCGCTACACGCCGGTCTCGCGCCGCCAGGACCGCCCGAACGCGATCCTCTGGCTTTTGCGCAATCATCCGGAACTGAAGGATGCGCAGATCATGCGCCTGGTGGGCACCACCAAGACCACGATCCAGCAGATCCGCGACCGCACCCACTGGAACTCGGCACAGCTGCAGCCGCTTGATCCGGTGACGCTGGGCCTGTGCTCGCAGATCGACCTCGATCTCGAAGTCAAGCGCTCGGCCAAGGATCGCCCCGCCGTCGCGCCGGCACCCGCCGACGACACGCTGCTGCCGACCGATCTCAGCCTCGCCGATCAGCCGGAAGTCGACGAGAAGCGCCTCGCCGAGAGCGCCTTCGGCGAAAGCAACGCCGAGCGGGCGCGCGACGAAGAGGAGAGCTTCGACGCCGATTCGGTCTTCGCCAAGCTCAAGGGCTTGAAGCGCGAAGGAGAAGAGGGCGAAGATGGCGAGAATGATCGCTGA
- a CDS encoding FRG domain-containing protein, with amino-acid sequence MERGSQRETAWRDFLAWTERFTSGRWVFRGLGDDAYDLLPTVGRSKSYSSTSELAVLDIFRRRLTEFLSSTEPLNDWDALGLAQHHGAPTRLMDWTSNPLVAAFFAVNAKGRGGNPVLIAKSLGSDEIIQTDVDIDPFSCATGFVLPRFFTYRISSQSGLFSVHSDPTEPILDHREPARADMRFIIPVSQRNYFQERLFYFGFDAQRIMGDLDGIGTRLHWQYDRAVGLDVVR; translated from the coding sequence TTGGAACGTGGATCCCAACGAGAAACGGCTTGGCGTGACTTTCTGGCCTGGACAGAAAGGTTTACCAGCGGTCGCTGGGTTTTCCGCGGCCTCGGGGATGATGCTTACGACCTGTTGCCGACTGTAGGGCGCAGCAAGTCGTATAGCTCAACCAGTGAACTGGCGGTTCTCGACATTTTCCGCCGACGCCTAACTGAATTCCTGAGTTCAACCGAGCCACTCAATGACTGGGATGCGCTCGGGCTGGCCCAGCATCACGGAGCGCCGACGCGGCTCATGGACTGGACAAGCAATCCATTGGTTGCGGCCTTTTTTGCCGTTAATGCGAAGGGACGCGGTGGAAACCCGGTCCTGATCGCAAAATCCCTCGGATCTGATGAAATCATTCAAACGGATGTCGATATAGATCCATTTTCCTGCGCAACCGGATTTGTTCTGCCCCGCTTCTTCACATACCGGATATCCAGCCAAAGCGGGCTGTTCAGTGTCCACTCCGATCCAACTGAACCGATTCTCGATCACCGTGAGCCGGCACGAGCTGATATGCGCTTCATCATCCCGGTCAGTCAGCGCAACTATTTTCAGGAACGCTTGTTCTATTTCGGGTTTGATGCCCAGCGCATCATGGGTGATCTCGACGGCATTGGCACGCGTTTGCATTGGCAGTATGATCGCGCTGTCGGTTTGGACGTGGTGAGGTGA
- the pgsA gene encoding CDP-diacylglycerol--glycerol-3-phosphate 3-phosphatidyltransferase, with translation MRQSNLYALPNLLTYGRCLAVPVVVAFLFWPQEHWARWWALGLFVAAAITDYFDGYLARAWNQQSALGKMLDPIADKLLVAAVLMMLVTDGTIAGLSLWAAIVILLREILVSGLREYLADLKVSVPVSAVAKWKTTMQLVAVGFLVAGPAGEAILPGTILIGTVLLWISAILTIYTGWDYLRASLDHIVEDIPAVQEAVEPGSKGREDSA, from the coding sequence ATGCGCCAGTCCAATCTCTACGCCCTGCCCAACCTTCTGACTTACGGGCGCTGCCTCGCAGTGCCCGTGGTTGTCGCATTCCTCTTCTGGCCACAGGAACACTGGGCACGCTGGTGGGCACTCGGCCTCTTCGTCGCTGCCGCCATTACGGATTACTTCGACGGCTATCTCGCCCGCGCCTGGAACCAGCAATCGGCACTGGGCAAGATGCTCGATCCGATCGCCGACAAGCTGCTCGTTGCGGCGGTCCTGATGATGCTCGTCACCGATGGAACGATTGCCGGGCTGTCGCTCTGGGCGGCGATCGTGATTCTGCTGCGCGAGATCCTGGTCTCGGGGCTGCGCGAATATCTCGCTGATCTGAAGGTCAGCGTCCCGGTCAGCGCCGTCGCCAAATGGAAGACGACGATGCAACTCGTCGCGGTCGGCTTCCTGGTCGCCGGGCCTGCGGGCGAGGCGATCTTGCCCGGCACCATCCTGATCGGCACCGTGCTGTTGTGGATTTCCGCGATTCTCACCATCTATACCGGGTGGGACTACCTGCGCGCGAGCCTTGACCATATCGTCGAGGACATCCCGGCTGTGCAGGAAGCCGTCGAGCCCGGCAGCAAGGGCAGGGAGGACAGCGCGTGA